CatatttcttgttttgtttgaatGCATATGCATTTTTTAACCATGAATTATGAGAATCTCATGTATGTCACTGATATTTTGAACGTTTTGGTACATGAGTAAAAATGTAGAGAATCCATcttcaaataaaatagattGTATAATagaattagaaagaaaaaaatatgcagATCTAAATATCTACTAATCAATAACAATGAATTTTACTAAGAATTTAAGAATCCGCTAACCAATAACAAAGGattctgaaaatttaaaaaatatttagaaatccGCCTCGCAATAAACTCCCTTAATTTTGTTGCAGATTAATTTTCAATCGTAAAGTTTCCataaatttgatggaaaatAACCGATGAATATTTAGTAACAATAAATGCTtgccaaattatatatataattatcacaTTAACTTGTCCGACACATATTATGCATCTTCTTCgacatctttttgtttttctcgttatcattttgttatttttattaaatttttgctattgttttcctaatttttgccgatatttatttctctctataaataataatacaaatcaTACAATCAATGAACCAAAAACCCATAGTAGAATTCTTTTCAATCATAACATTATTTTCTTCACTATATTATTTGACGTAAATGAAAAAatggttttaaaattaatgttcTCACATGCTCcgttaaatatataattcatcTAATTTTCAAagcataattatttataaagtatatatggacattataaaaaattaattattattatatatacgactatatttttctctaaatcagGACAcaacttaatataatttaaaatattacattaagctattaattttaaatgtatagATTCACCCATTCTACTCTGCTAATGTAGCTGTTTTCCGGTACCAGATAAAAGAGGGTATCGTAGTTATCACCGTTTTGGTGTTTCATTAGCTTCGACAGAAACTGATAAAGAAATCGGACTGTTGCTCGAGCATCTTTCTACTCTTTCAGCCAAACTTTGAATAGCTAAAGAAGCTGAGGAAAACAATGTAACTCTAATTTAATCATTAAGCAAAATAATCACCGACATAGAAGTGTTATTaagatataaataatttataatcaaatattaataaaaacaaatttgctTTTTTTTAGTGGATCTcctctataaattatttatatcttaatttttaacttttatagtAAAAAACATTATATCTAGATgataacacaatatatataaggattaacttatttgaaaaaatattgatctaatataacataaaattcgttttaaaatatataataaattatatataaaaattcattaaagcAACAATGACTTCAACCGCTTTAATTTTTACCGTGAGAGTCTGAATGCGAAAAATCACTTCGCATAGATAATATGTGTGACGTAgtctttcttaaaaaatatatattcaagttGCTAGTTAGGGTTTTACAATACTCAGGATTAACAAATAGTTTGTACAAAAACCAAATTAAATCTTAAATGATCAGTTTATATCTTCAGtctattcagattttttttctctatctaTATTATACCAGTgtttcaaaagaagaaaaaactataTTATACCAGAAACTGATAAATTGAagttttaaaagtatttaaCATTATATGCAAAAAGCTTTCAACTTTAGACAGTGTGTTAAATGCCAAGTACTCGAGAGAAGAAAAGTTAGCTCAGAGTGGCCTCCTATGGGGTTGCCTTTGGAGCAGTAGAGGGCATGCTCCTCGTCCTTATATTGCTAAAGGAAGATGAAACGTCGAGGGGAATATTATGGGTCCTGCATGGAGGAGACGATTCATTAGGTACACGTGCGCCATCTCTTTGCATGGAAAGAATGACATGCAAAGAGATGGCGGTGGCTCTAGAAACAGTGTAAGTGCTCTATTAAAACATTTCCGGACCGGCTCCAGTGCTGGTATTATTCTAAGAAAATTATGATTCTCAAATATGTAGATAAGAAAATGATAATAGGTTACAtggatatacatatatatgcttTGTTTTTAGGTATAACATATtactaaatcttttttttgtcaactgaaaTTTATTAATGGGTCAAAGTCCTAAATGGACAAAGCCCAACAAACTATAAAACATAAAAGTCTAAGAAAAAAAACCAACACTTTACAACCGTAAGTCCAAAGAGGAAAACCGTAGAAGAAATGCAAGATGGCAACACCACCACGTGTTCGATCTCCCGGCGATCAATGAAAACGCGTCAGGCCGAGGGGCAGCTTGCTTCCTCAGGAGAAAACGAGGTGATACGAGAGAATCTGCCGTCAACAGCGGCCGATGATGAAGTATCGCTCACACAGAGCCATCTTTTCAACGAACCTAGTCGCATACCGAATCAACACTTCAAAACTGGAATCAATGATCTTCAATCCAACCTACAGCTTCTGATTTTCCTTCATTAATCAGACATCTTTAAAGATGAAAATAAATCTGAAGATGAATCAACCCTAATCAAGAGAAAAGGGATCGATCAGAGGCGAGAGAGGAGAGACGGTTGAGCGATGAAGCTGTGAAAAACACTGATTAAAGAAATTGGGAGAACTCTGACGAAGAAAAGTCAGAAGAGTGACGCAGAGACGAAAGGAGAACGCTGGAAACAGAGTCGGCAAACCACCAAGAAAAGATGCGTCTCCGGAAACAGAGACCCGGTCGGAGAATCTAAAACCGGTTGAAAGATACCAAAAACAAACCGGCGAAAAAGAAAAGCTTCATTTCATCTATATCTCCATGAAAGATGTCAGTGAGGGaacagagaagagagagaagtttTTCAGTTAGCAATCTTCATATAACTAAACCTATTGTGTTCTGATAATAAGTTATTAACAATACCATACGAAGATTACTCAGCATAAACTTGAAAGAGAAAAATCTTAGTCGTCTCACGTGGACAGTCGATATGATATATGATAATATAAGTCGGGGAAACGAATAAAAAGCGTAACGTAAGAGAGTTTCATAGCTCAGTTCCAAGAGTTTCAAGCCACATGTTTAGTCACCTTTGTGCTTGACACGACACGTGTCTATAATCTCGACAcctctttaaatttttcaaaattgagATAATAAATAATGAGCAGCCGAcctaaaattataatatctgctatataattcaaaattataaCAAACAGACCCTACgtggaaagaaaagaaataaattaatcatacaATATCATTCGTCTATATAAAGATATCCTCCTCTAGTTTTACTCTttcaacaaatcacaatcattCTCCCACTCTTTCTTTGAATCTGCAAAAATAAGTAAAGTAATGGCGTTTCCTTCGTGTGTTCAGTGCGGGACGAGACAAAACCCGTGTAGGTGCAAAGTGGTGGGACCGACGCTAGGGTTCGTGGCTTTTCTGGTGACCGGAGTTATCGAATGGCCAGTTGGTGCGGTGGTTTATATCTTTAAACATAGCAAGGGTCGGCGTATAATGGGTCATCCAGCCACTGTGGTTTATCCTAAAGTCTCAAGATCTATTCCCATTTAACTTTGTCTTCGTCATTATACTACTACTATGTATGTCTAATGTCTTTGGTTGTTAACTAATGTTTTTCCTCCTTTTTAATTTGTAATAAAAGTTCCTAATCCAAGTCTGGATTAGTTTCTGATATGTATAACCCAACTAAAGATTTACGTTTATGTTTGTATTTGTATACACACGTACGTGAAAGCAAATAAAATATTGCCACATCATTACAAGAAATTttagtataaattttatatgataaGGACAAGTGTCGCTACATCACAGAACATTAATTCTTTAATCAAAGCCCATTGCCACATCATTACAAGAAATTGTATAAAAAGAATTGAGATAGCGCGGGCGGGAGAATCAGTTACTGTTGTAATCAATATTAAAGCCCAAACGAGTTCGAAGCTGACGGATTTTTGTTTGTAGATCACAAAGTCGCTTCCTTTCGAGTCCACTTACCTCTCCTCGAAACTGTGTATTTCTTCAGCACTTACAAGGTTTCATTACGCGCTCTCGGACTCTCCTCGTGTCTTCAGATGTAATAGCAGACAAGATGTTCGTGGAAATGCCGCAGAGAGAACTTATATTTGTTCACGGCTCTTTTGAagtttcgaattttttttttttgtgttggaGAGTGATAATGAAACTGTGGTAGGAAGCTACATAAAGTGTCATAACATGAGAAAAATGGTATAACACTATTTGTTTGATTCATTAAGTTTTTGTGTTGCTCCTTAAGTAATGGAGTGATCAAATTCGTAGCATAATCATTCATCCCTAAAGAACGATTGCAGCATATGTTATACACAAAACATTCTCTGACTAGCTGTTTGTTTGGGAACTACAGCCAAAAGATTTGATTCTAGACATATACATTAGTTGACAAGACTCACGGTCTTGATCTAGGATTCCTTGTAATTTCTTCACTGATTTTTACATCAATggattgcttcttcttttttctttttttttttaacgcaaTGGATTGCTTATATAGGTTGAGTTGGTTATTAGTGATGTTCATGGCTCTATATTTACTTGTCTTGCAGGAACTCGATCATATGCGAGTGGAAGACGTGAAGACTACAACCTATTTGATAATGTGAAGCCAGGTGATGATGACTTTAAAAAAGCCTGGGAGAAAGAGATggagaatgatgatgatgatgatactcTATGGTCAGGAAGTGAAGACGAATACAATGCTAATACTCAACAAGAACGTGGAAGAAACCGGCTTGAGAAAGAGGTTAAGAAAGCTAGACAACTCCACTCTAATTGATGCAGATGACAGTGACAAATTATACAGTGTTTGGTCCGGAACCGATGAGGAGAAAACTTTATGGACTGGAGATGATGACGACGATATTCCAACAGATCCACACCCAAGCGAAGCATCTGATAAGTACTCAGACAAGTTGTTTGAGTTTGAAGAGAAACCAAAGTACAGGACAATCTCGGAGCTGACTGAACATGCAGTTCTTCAAGGATATGCAGACTCGCATGAGAGATCCAAACTTCAAATTCACACCTGAGATTAAGTTGAAGCCTGAGAGTAAACTAGTGCCCAGGAAGAAGTGGCAGAAGGCACAGTCCAGAAGAAGGAAAGCTCAGAAGCGGTTGCTTGTTCAAAGATACTGATAGACTACAAGGTAACATCATATTGACAGGTTCCTTCTTAATGATTCAAGTACCAAATCTATTTCCTGTAATTGTGTTGATTCAAAATGTATCATGCAACTGTAAGAGTCTTATGACTGTTTCATCTTGATGCCAATCCTGTAAATAATCGGGTACCGTGATTAAGCAGCTTTCCTTTAGAGTGATTCTGGACTTTTTAGTATTCCTTCTTCTAAAGAAAGAAGCTTTGAAGGAAAAGCTAGAGATGCTTTGGTCCCTAttggacattttttttttttgaggggGAGGGGAAGAATACAGCTTTATGagcttttgatcttcaaaagtttttttttctttctttttggtgtTCAAAAGTTGGAACTTGTAATGTTGACACTCTCTTGCCTTTTGAAGCTTATATtctaaaacaaaatacaaagcaatttgcttaacaaatcacaAGATGCTGATTTTTGGGTCTCTTCCTAATATtcctctttgtttatttataaaattatacaattGTCAAAGTTACCATTCTAGTCCAACAGAAATTAGACAAATTCACCAACATTTACTGCTTAATTGTTCCATTATGCTACCAATATTCACCTCTTAAGATTCCATTTAGCCTTATGGTTATTGTTTTGACTTCATGGAAGATCACTccaccaaaacaaacaaaaatatattctcTTTGAGTAAAGCATAAAGATATTTTGCAGACGTGAAAAGTATTAAGCTTCTGGTTTAGAGCTAGGTCATCCATAATAGATATATCATAATACCACTTTGCCACATTTGGTTTACCATGTTCTAACGTTCTAAACATACAAAAGTGAACATAGACCATCTTAGTCCATATGTGAAAATATTGTCTCTATAATTTATTACATAGATTATACATGACCTTTTCTGTATTATGAGAATAGTTGCAACTTGCAAAAGTAGATGTGTacacaaagaagaaaatatagattatatattatattctgcTTCTTACATATTTCACATGATAGAACAAGCGGCGTGGACGTTGTCGTCGCTGAAGAGGGAAACGTAGTTTTCACCAGGTGCGTTTGCGGCTGGAAACGCTTGTGTAGGGTTGCGGATGTGGCCTGCAGGAGCACGTTTGTCGTACATGCCAGGCGCGAAAGGGTAATAGACCATATGCTGAGGTATGTAAGGCCAAAACTCTGCCTTCTTCCCTGTGCTCTTCACTCTCTTCAACACCTTGTTTGGGTCCACGTGACCGTTCACCGTTAGCCGGCTCTGTTTCCGGTTCACCTCCACCGTTTTCACGCCTATACCAGTCGGttcaaaacatgaaaaataagtAACCAATTGTCTCAACTCTTAAACGATATGTGCTTTGAACAAAAACTAAGACGAACAAACCTAACAATTAAATTTAGTAGATTTtccttaataatttattttactaaattttgatAGATGAATCttacttttaagttttaaaatttattagaatttttatatttaaaaataacttacAAAATTAGTAAAAACTTTTAACAAAATGATAgtataaacatcttttataaataaaaaaacattccgaactTTTTGAACAATAATTAATCATTTGAGACCAAAAATCTGAGCAAATGATTAGTagttatagatatatatatatatatatatatatttaggcCAGTCatgaaaatgtaattttaagGTAGAATAAGAATCttaaaaagagaaattaaaGCAGctagaataaagaaaaaagagagattgGCGAAAGTTTTTATTCAAATACTGTGGGAGTGATGAGAAAGAGAACCTTTCATGCGACGAACCACGTTTCTAAGTCTTCTTTCACAGCCGTCACAGTCCATTTTGACCTTGATTTCCACTGTCTATACAAGAAAAAACATTCATTACCATTattctattaatataaaattataaatactattTAACCTGTAGTCATAGATTTCAAACTAATTTTCGAAGCTTGTTCATGTCATATAGTTCAGCAGTAATCTGGCTATTGAagcatctctttttttttttttgaaagaggcAACTGAAGCATATCAGTAGttagttttttgtttaatattatcTATATCTGTTAATTCATCATGTATATCGCCTATGAATAATGATGTAGCGATATAATATACAGCGAAAAGTTGATGAAGTTTTGAAGAAACATGTTTAAGAAGACGACACGGATAAAAATACATGGTCACGTTCTAAGACATTTAAATTTACTGTACACGAAACGTATTAGCATTTTGAAGTTAACCAAATCAATTAgaattaatatatatcatatatatgtatatagataAGACTCTAAAACAAATAATGAAAGATAAAGttcaaaaaaagataaagagtGAGGAGAACAAACCTGCAATGGCTTACGCTTGGTTTTGGCATTAGAGTATGTATATGAACAAAAGCTAGATATATAATCAAATGCACCCATTCTTCTAGCTTCAccaaataaattatgtatttactATAAGATCAAATgggtttcaatatatttttatgtgtatgtaaatgttaatatatgtatatgtgtatGAGTGTGTGTGTGGGTATATAtaaggagagaagaagaaatagcCTTTCTTaatagagaagagaagagagttaCGTGACATGCATACAAGATTCCATGTATATATAGGctttcttgattcttttagtGGTCTATTTTATAACTATTTTCCACGAGAATGTTGTAGAAGAAAAGGTGTATTAGGAAcagaagtgaaaaaaaaaacaataatagatcgatgataaaaaaaggaaaaaaggtaCATCTTATTTTAACAATTATTTTGTTCGTGCATGCATTTTCATGGATTTTGTATCATTTTTCTTCTACAAGAGATGAAATAGTTCTGCAACGTAGTCTTTAATCAGAACTcgaattttataaaactaaaacatgAGTAATCTGTATTGTAGTGAGGAAATGATGTGCGAAAAGCTCTTTTATTGGCCTTATTAAACAAAGTTCCTTTTTTTATTGGCCTTTGCTTTCGTTTCGATTCAAAGATTATGGCTTTGTCATccatttttatgtaatttaaaataaagtctCAATAATTGTCTATAATAGCATCATTACTGGTAGATTTTCTACCAAAAGTATCTCatcaatattatattaatattatagaataacagaaataaattttaaaaataaaagaagatggactaatctctataaattaacaGTTTCTTCCCAAACCTCAAACGCTTCTTCCTAGCGAAACGTCTCTGTTATTTCTATCATCTCTCTTttcctttttgatttttttttattatttttgtgggAAGAAGCTGTGTGAGAAACCTCCACTGCTAATGCTCTAAGATTCCTTTATCAGAAACcgttaaactatatataatactATTATAAGATGCTTTAATCAAAAACTGAAATGAGCGATGATCGTTACTTATTGTTTGAATAAAATCATTCAACAATGCTAGAACTTTAGATGCTTTGTGATACAGTGTGATGTTGAGTTACCAATGATATTTGGCCTTCCCTTTTTCTACAAATGAATATATGTAAGTTCAGGCCATATTTTCTTTACATATATAGATAAAACCAATAATCAATTATATCGAGATATATTTTGTGAAAGATGTTTGCGTGAGTATTAGGTTGTTCTGCTGATTAAGactaactaggttaagatctgcgcttgggataaacattatatataaaaattattttatatattatatatttttatatattataaaataatgaat
This genomic stretch from Brassica napus cultivar Da-Ae chromosome C9, Da-Ae, whole genome shotgun sequence harbors:
- the LOC106426165 gene encoding uncharacterized protein LOC106426165, which translates into the protein MAFPSCVQCGTRQNPCRCKVVGPTLGFVAFLVTGVIEWPVGAVVYIFKHSKGRRIMGHPATVVYPKVSRSIPI
- the LOC106426161 gene encoding heavy metal-associated isoprenylated plant protein 21, encoding MGAFDYISSFCSYTYSNAKTKRKPLQTVEIKVKMDCDGCERRLRNVVRRMKGVKTVEVNRKQSRLTVNGHVDPNKVLKRVKSTGKKAEFWPYIPQHMVYYPFAPGMYDKRAPAGHIRNPTQAFPAANAPGENYVSLFSDDNVHAACSIM